From the genome of Hyperolius riggenbachi isolate aHypRig1 chromosome 9, aHypRig1.pri, whole genome shotgun sequence, one region includes:
- the CNBP gene encoding CCHC-type zinc finger nucleic acid binding protein isoform X1, with the protein MSSNECFKCGRSGHWARECPTGGGGGGGGGARGRGGRGRGRGGFNSSRGFQFISSSLPDICYRCGESGHLAKDCDLQEDACYNCGRGGHIAKDCKEPRKEREQCCYNCGKPGHLARDCDHADEQKCYSCGEFGHIQKDCTKVKCYSSACFRCGETGHVAINCSKTSEVNCYRCGESGHLARECTIEATA; encoded by the exons ATGAGCAGCAACGAGTGCTTCAAGTGTGGCCGGTCCGGTCACTGGGCTAGGGAGTGCCCCAccggaggtggtggtggaggaggaggaggagcacgtGGCCGaggtggcagggggcgtggccgtgGAGGATTTAACTCTTCCAGAG GGTTCCAATTTATTTCTTCATCTCTTCCAGACATTTGTTACCGTTGTGGAGAGTCTGGCCACCTTGCTAAGGATTGTGACCTGCAGGAGGATG CTTGCTATAACTGCGGCAGAGGTGGCCACATTGCCAAGGATTGCAAGGAGCCCAGGAAGGAGAGGGAGCAGTGCTGCTACAACTGCGGCAAGCCTGGTCACCTGGCCCGCGACTGCGACCATGCCGACGAGCAGAAATGTTATTCCTGTGGGGAGTTCGGTCACATCCAGAAAGACTGCACCAAAGTCAAGTGCTACAG ctctgcttgtttcaggtgcggtGAGACTGGCCACGTAGCTATCAACTGCAGCAAGACCAGTGAAGTCAACTGTTACCGCTGCGGGGAGTCAGGGCACCTCGCTCGGGAGTGCACCATCGAAGCCACAGCTTAA
- the CNBP gene encoding CCHC-type zinc finger nucleic acid binding protein isoform X2: MSSNECFKCGRSGHWARECPTGGGGGGGGGARGRGGRGRGRGGFNSSRGFQFISSSLPDICYRCGESGHLAKDCDLQEDACYNCGRGGHIAKDCKEPRKEREQCCYNCGKPGHLARDCDHADEQKCYSCGEFGHIQKDCTKVKCYRCGETGHVAINCSKTSEVNCYRCGESGHLARECTIEATA; this comes from the exons ATGAGCAGCAACGAGTGCTTCAAGTGTGGCCGGTCCGGTCACTGGGCTAGGGAGTGCCCCAccggaggtggtggtggaggaggaggaggagcacgtGGCCGaggtggcagggggcgtggccgtgGAGGATTTAACTCTTCCAGAG GGTTCCAATTTATTTCTTCATCTCTTCCAGACATTTGTTACCGTTGTGGAGAGTCTGGCCACCTTGCTAAGGATTGTGACCTGCAGGAGGATG CTTGCTATAACTGCGGCAGAGGTGGCCACATTGCCAAGGATTGCAAGGAGCCCAGGAAGGAGAGGGAGCAGTGCTGCTACAACTGCGGCAAGCCTGGTCACCTGGCCCGCGACTGCGACCATGCCGACGAGCAGAAATGTTATTCCTGTGGGGAGTTCGGTCACATCCAGAAAGACTGCACCAAAGTCAAGTGCTACAG gtgcggtGAGACTGGCCACGTAGCTATCAACTGCAGCAAGACCAGTGAAGTCAACTGTTACCGCTGCGGGGAGTCAGGGCACCTCGCTCGGGAGTGCACCATCGAAGCCACAGCTTAA
- the CNBP gene encoding CCHC-type zinc finger nucleic acid binding protein isoform X3: MSSNECFKCGRSGHWARECPTGGGGGGGGGARGRGGRGRGRGGFNSSRDICYRCGESGHLAKDCDLQEDACYNCGRGGHIAKDCKEPRKEREQCCYNCGKPGHLARDCDHADEQKCYSCGEFGHIQKDCTKVKCYSSACFRCGETGHVAINCSKTSEVNCYRCGESGHLARECTIEATA, encoded by the exons ATGAGCAGCAACGAGTGCTTCAAGTGTGGCCGGTCCGGTCACTGGGCTAGGGAGTGCCCCAccggaggtggtggtggaggaggaggaggagcacgtGGCCGaggtggcagggggcgtggccgtgGAGGATTTAACTCTTCCAGAG ACATTTGTTACCGTTGTGGAGAGTCTGGCCACCTTGCTAAGGATTGTGACCTGCAGGAGGATG CTTGCTATAACTGCGGCAGAGGTGGCCACATTGCCAAGGATTGCAAGGAGCCCAGGAAGGAGAGGGAGCAGTGCTGCTACAACTGCGGCAAGCCTGGTCACCTGGCCCGCGACTGCGACCATGCCGACGAGCAGAAATGTTATTCCTGTGGGGAGTTCGGTCACATCCAGAAAGACTGCACCAAAGTCAAGTGCTACAG ctctgcttgtttcaggtgcggtGAGACTGGCCACGTAGCTATCAACTGCAGCAAGACCAGTGAAGTCAACTGTTACCGCTGCGGGGAGTCAGGGCACCTCGCTCGGGAGTGCACCATCGAAGCCACAGCTTAA
- the CNBP gene encoding CCHC-type zinc finger nucleic acid binding protein isoform X4 gives MSSNECFKCGRSGHWARECPTGGGGGGGGGARGRGGRGRGRGGFNSSRDICYRCGESGHLAKDCDLQEDACYNCGRGGHIAKDCKEPRKEREQCCYNCGKPGHLARDCDHADEQKCYSCGEFGHIQKDCTKVKCYRCGETGHVAINCSKTSEVNCYRCGESGHLARECTIEATA, from the exons ATGAGCAGCAACGAGTGCTTCAAGTGTGGCCGGTCCGGTCACTGGGCTAGGGAGTGCCCCAccggaggtggtggtggaggaggaggaggagcacgtGGCCGaggtggcagggggcgtggccgtgGAGGATTTAACTCTTCCAGAG ACATTTGTTACCGTTGTGGAGAGTCTGGCCACCTTGCTAAGGATTGTGACCTGCAGGAGGATG CTTGCTATAACTGCGGCAGAGGTGGCCACATTGCCAAGGATTGCAAGGAGCCCAGGAAGGAGAGGGAGCAGTGCTGCTACAACTGCGGCAAGCCTGGTCACCTGGCCCGCGACTGCGACCATGCCGACGAGCAGAAATGTTATTCCTGTGGGGAGTTCGGTCACATCCAGAAAGACTGCACCAAAGTCAAGTGCTACAG gtgcggtGAGACTGGCCACGTAGCTATCAACTGCAGCAAGACCAGTGAAGTCAACTGTTACCGCTGCGGGGAGTCAGGGCACCTCGCTCGGGAGTGCACCATCGAAGCCACAGCTTAA